From Solanum stenotomum isolate F172 chromosome 2, ASM1918654v1, whole genome shotgun sequence:
CTGGTTTCATATTTTGGAAGTACAAAATTTAAGGTAACTTGATAAAATAATGTCTGATGAATTACTAATTAAACACTATCTCTTATTCTATTATATTTATTGCAGTCTGTAAgtgcaaaaaataaatcaaacagGGAAAAACAAACAACTAAGCATTCGTGTGGCTCTAAATCCTTTGCAGAAGTTGAAGAATCCACGGTAAAATTCTGTTAACCCTATTTTCATTGTCATAATGTTTAAGTAAtgctattttttaaatataatttcactACAGAAAGATCCCCAAACTGGAAAAAAGGTGACAGCGGATATAGTTTGGGAGCTCCAACATACACGTAAGAATGATAAAGGAGAATTGTTATGGTCGGATCCACAATCACAAGAAGTTCATGTAATTTTCATTCATCATTacctttattatatttatatatgttatctATTATTGTAAATAATTACACATAATCGCAGGGCCGTATTCAAGCTCTTGTTACTGATCAACAACAACTCGAAGAAAGTACGAATCCAATGACTGGAAATGAGATTTTAGCCACTGTACTTGGAGAGAGAACAGGCTACGTTCGCGGAAAAGGCTATGGAAAGAGGCCTCCTAGAAAGAACCACATGCAACAAGCAGATGTAGAAGCTAATGTGTCTTCTGCTATGACAAACGTTCGGCAAGAGATGCAAGCTGAGATGGATCATAAATTACCAGAAGAACGAGAAAAAATTCGTGAAGAAATGCATAGAATATTCCAAGAGCAGATGAGAGAAGAAGTGgacaaaagaataaaagaacaaatggCTGATATAATGTCTAGAATGCAACAGGTGATGAATTATTAactttatacattttttttttattttttatctacaCTTTTTGACTCCATTGAGGAAATGAGAGTGATTTACTTCTTCATATCAATAACTCTTACAAATGGTGGTCTGACTTCTTAAAATGTCTTATGTTTCATAACTTCTTCATATTAATAACTatgaaaagaattttttgagAATTCCTGTAGGAGCTCATTACATGTTAAGCCGTTAGTTGCATAAGAATGTGTTGATAACAACTCAAAACAGAAAGCACACACAAAGAAAGACACGAGAAAAGAATAGAATATAAATAGCTTGACTTCTAACCACAACATCTTAGACAATCAGTATTTAAGAGAAGCTAGCTGACAAATTCATTTTCCTAAACCTTTCTTTTTATGTTGtacaaatttatgattaaattgATTCTTTGCCTTTGCATATTATTGGACTACTGAATATTGATAGATGAAATCTTAATCTTTTCTGCTCAagaaaaaaagatcaaaattgaTAGTTTATGATTTACCTTAGGCCTATCTCATTAGCTTTACTTGACACCTTCTTTTgcaaccaatttttttttttgagcaGTAACTAATTACTTCTTGTTTAATACTCAATTATAATATAGGGCTGGATCtagtttattttttggtagCAGTAACTAGTGGAGCTATGTTCTAATAAACATTCCAACAAAATGTAATTATATGAACTCTTCATGACTTTGAGTAACAACTAATGATCAAATAGGTTTGGCTTTGACTTTTGGAgatattatttttcatgaatCTGATGTTGGTTTgctattaaataattaaaagaaatgagGGAagctttatattattattttcttattttaatataaaccaGCAGTATGTTAttgaagtaatttttttttttaatttcaggGACAAGCTGCTTAGCAGGAGAATGATTGGGAAGGAGTCTAAAGTTATTTTGTGATACTCTTAGAAGTTATTTTGTGATTCTCTTAGAAGTTACTTTGTGATTCTCTTTTTGTgtatttaaaatgataaaatattatgatGAGACTTATATACAATGGTCCTTATGAATTATGTAGTGATGTCTATATTTTATGACTTTTATTAATGAAAAGTTCATAACTTTTGAGATATGATTGAACTAGTGTGGTTGGTCAACTATGACAAAAATTAGCATTGTGGTACAATTAGTTATTGGGTAactattatgaaaatatttttgattaaaaaaaaattgaagtagaTATTAGTGGCGACAATAGTTGCCACAAAAACTATGTATGCATAATACATGTACATATTAGTGACAATGTATTGTCGCCACTAAAGGAATTATTTGTGGCGACAAGAACTGCCACCATAAAATCAAACTTTTGTGGCGATGACCTACGACACTAATGCATGTCGGTAGCGATAATGGTCGCCACCAAACATTTTGTTTTTGTGGCGACCCTTTTTTTGGTGAGATTTCTGGGTGTTTTCATGGCAACTTTAATatcttttgtggcgacttttcTCGCAGCAACAAGTTATTTGTTGCACGATATCGCAGCGAACTTTCATAGTCGCGACGAAAGGGTATCAGCCACTGAGTTTTTCTTTACGACCTTTGAGTCACAGCAAAAGGTCATTTCGTGGCGAtcttagtcgccactaaataGCTTATTTCATGTAGTGCgataacgtgttgtaaaacttaaggacaaaagaacaatataaagaggaagagaagaagactataagacaagaggaacaatataaactaacattctttctttcaagtgtattcaacattattctcaacaccactatttataggattACATTGAGGAATACCAAAGGGTGTCATAAACATTACATTAAACCTTGAGAATTATTATCCATTAAGGCGAAATaaacctaggagttatggtcatccaaTTAACCatattatcaacaacattactacCAATAAAGGATGACATtaacctaggagttatggtcatccatttgaccacattatcaacaacattactacTCATAAAGGAGGGAAATTAAccaaggagttatggtcatccatttaaccaccaaaatgatttacaacaaggagtattatttttgaattattggaTCTAGGTTATACAACATACTACTACGAAGATTTGGAGACGtggcaaaaaaaaatatgtggtgCACATGTTTTGGAGTTTTGCATGAATGATCACATGAAAAGACTAAAAGCTTATTTTAGCAAAATATCTCATTTAAAAAGTTGATTGACTAAAAGCTTATTTTAGCAATCTTGTGATACAATATTGTACATTAATAAGCAATTGCAGTTTGTCTTTGCAGCCACTGGAGAGATTTTAGAAAAGATATGCAGTGATTGAATATCTATTTGCTTGCAGTTATATAGTtgttatttctaaattttaaaaaaatatatatagttgttaTTTCTATCGTCTCATATGCTAGCTAAAAGAAATATAGTCTGAGCCAAGAAGCTGAGAAAAAATTTCAGATACAGAACATTCAAAGATCAAAGAAATATAAggtagcatatatatatatatattagtctGAGCCAAGATGCTGATAAATAACAAGTTACAAgaaaatagtaaagtaaccAAACTGCTTGAAAAGTGAAATTCAAAGAAGAAAGAGCTAGAAAGAAACCAAGTCTATCTTGTGATATGCGCGATGAAAGAATCCAACTCTATTTGAGAAGCACCCCCTTTCTCTGTGGACTGTCTTACAGCTTCTCCCAATTCTTCTGCTCTTTTTCTGATCAGGTCACCTTCTTCTGATGCCATCAACTTCCTCACGACATTCTCAATAGTGGATGCACTTACTACCTCCTCGCGTTTCCCCCAATCCCTAACAAGCAGGCCTAATTTCAATATTTCCGTCACCAAGAAACCATTTATTGGTTGATCAGTGTGCATAGGCCAAGCAGCTATAGACACTCCCATAGTAATACTCTCTAAGCAAGAGTTCCAATCACAATGACTCATGAACCCGCCTGTAGACGAATGAGCCAATATTTCTGATTGTGGTGTCCATTCTCTTACCACTAACCCGACCTCTTTTACTCTTTCCTCAAATCCTTCAGGCAAATCAACTTTTCTATCCTCCCCTTTAAATATATCTCCTCTATCGGCATCTCTCAGCACCCATATAAACCTCTGTTTACTCTGCTCTAATCCCATCGCGAGCTCCTTGATTTGTCTATCAGAAAATGAATTTATTGTTCCAAAAGATACATAAAGAACTGATCTTGGAGTCTGTTTGGTCAGCCACTCCAAACATGTATTCTCCCTATTCGAGTTATAATCGAGTTTAGTAGGCAGAATAGGTCCAATTGTCCATTGTTTCTTGTTTAGACTAATTTCTGCTTGTTCCATCAAATCAATATACTTGCTTTCAATTACTTTACTTGTATTATGGATATCACCTGATCTAATATCCATAAATGGATGTTGAGAATCTGATAAGTCCATAGCTTCATCTGTTGTAACTCCTTCAAAGGAGTATAGCTTTTTAagcaattcttcttcttcatgttggccagaaatctttaaaattaagcACATCATAATATAGCAAGAGAAAACTGAAATGCAGTTAAATATATAGGATTCAGCATTGGGCAAAGAAGAAACATCTTGTACATTATAAGACATCATAGGTTCATGAACAACAACGACTCGTCTTACTTTTGATGAAATATCGCGTATGAAAGAAGCAATGGGATCGCGAAGAAGCATAGAAACATCCCATACTGTCTCAAGATTTGATGAGGCAATTAGTTCAGGATTTGGAAGGTCATGGAAGTGAATTTTGGCTATGTTTGAAGGATTTAACGCCTTAGCTCGAATCCTGGCTTGATGATTATGTGTtgccaaaccaacataatagaTAGGAAGATGATAGGAGGAGATTAAACATGAAAGTTGGAGAAGTTGGTTAAGATGGCCTTGAGATGGAAATGGCACCATAACTATAGCTACTTCATCTTGTTTCAGTTTGCTAAATTCATGGTTTTCTACTTGTGTCATGGCTAGAAGCAGGGCTTTCAATAGGTGAACAACTTTGAAGTTTATTCTATCTTTTATGAAAGATGTTGTTGAAGtgagtgtgtatatatatactagtggttAAAGGCGTCGTAAAATTCTTTGAGGTTGTGTGTTCAAGTCCTACCAGCTTCATAATTATATTCATTTCTTACTACAATCATCGACACCCTTAATAATAATTCTGGGTCTGCTATCGTGTGTATGTATGTAAGAggttgtcccaatttatgtggcgttttttatttttcgagagAAAATTTGCGTTTTTCgaaatttttgaaatgaaatttatatatttgtaaattacgtaaaaagtactataagtcacaataattgacaaattaaaataattaaaagataaatgaaaaatctaccgtcaaagatagacttgtttgaatctcaaaattcgaAAAGTGTCACGTAAATTAAGACGAAAGGAGAAAggagtattatttttgaatGATTGGATTTAAGGTTATACAACATACATATGGCTACAAAGATTTGGAGATGtggcaaaaaaaaatatgtggtgCACATGCTTTGGAGTTCTGCATGAATGTTCAcatgaaaagactaaaaacttgttttagcaaaatatctcattttaaaagttgattgacttatttgtcctttttaagttcaaaattttcctcCATATGAAAAATTACTACAAGATATAAATGTAATTTTATATTACGATTAAACATAACATTTTTCTATTAGGACTAAATTCATTGCAGAATACATATTATCCTACTAATAATAGGATCATAACATTAAATCTATTTCAAGCAAATTAAAAATAGGAAATTGCTACAcgtttaatatttatttcaatcaATTTTCACACACCTCATTGATAAATGGCTGATAAACAGAGGCGTATTCAGGATTTATAGATAATGGAGGCACTTTACAAAAAGGTGAATGTAAGACATAAATTGCGCTTTTcgaattttttgaaatgaaatttatatatttgtaaattaagtaaaaagtactataagtcacaataattgataaattaaaataattaaaagataaataaaaaatttacgataaaaaataaacttatttgaatcttgaaattcaaaaagtctcacttaaattaaaaaggaaggagtattatttttgaattattggaTCTAGGTTATACAACATACTCCGTACTACTACAAAGATTTGGAGACgcggcaaaaaaaaaaatatgtggtgCACATGTTTTGGAGTTTTGCATgaatacttttataaaaaaaaaaattcttaaaattttttgtcaaccttacaaatttatttgaatacttttataaaaaaaaaattcttaaaattttcaaataatttacttagaaattttaaaaactaccGGGTAATAATTGTACAcagagattttttcattgaattttatttagtaaaaatatataaaggaattagattttttattttttttataatcttcaCAAA
This genomic window contains:
- the LOC125855513 gene encoding zeatin O-glucosyltransferase-like; the protein is MLLRDPIASFIRDISSKVRRVVVVHEPMMSYNVQDVSSLPNAESYIFNCISVFSCYIMMCLILKISGQHEEEELLKKLYSFEGVTTDEAMDLSDSQHPFMDIRSGDIHNTSKVIESKYIDLMEQAEISLNKKQWTIGPILPTKLDYNSNRENTCLEWLTKQTPRSVLYVSFGTINSFSDRQIKELAMGLEQSKQRFIWVLRDADRGDIFKGEDRKVDLPEGFEERVKEVGLVVREWTPQSEILAHSSTGGFMSHCDWNSCLESITMGVSIAAWPMHTDQPINGFLVTEILKLGLLVRDWGKREEVVSASTIENVVRKLMASEEGDLIRKRAEELGEAVRQSTEKGGASQIELDSFIAHITR